One Halalkalicoccus sp. NIPERK01 genomic region harbors:
- a CDS encoding DNA-directed RNA polymerase subunit L, translated as MELRVLSREEQELALEIAGEDHTFMNVLKGALLETDGVTAATYDMNPEQSGGQTDPVLTVTTEEGVDPLDAIASAAADIRGATDAFRDAFRDASAAA; from the coding sequence ATGGAACTACGCGTACTCTCGCGCGAGGAGCAGGAACTGGCGCTGGAGATCGCCGGCGAGGACCACACCTTCATGAACGTCCTCAAGGGCGCGCTGCTCGAAACCGACGGCGTGACGGCCGCGACCTACGACATGAACCCCGAGCAGTCGGGCGGCCAGACCGATCCCGTGCTGACGGTGACCACCGAGGAGGGCGTCGATCCGCTCGACGCGATCGCGAGCGCCGCCGCGGACATCCGCGGGGCGACCGACGCCTTTCGCGACGCGTTCCGCGATGCCTCGGCCGCGGCCTGA
- the hisF gene encoding imidazole glycerol phosphate synthase subunit HisF: MLTKRIIPCIDVDVDESGEAAVYTGVNFENLEYTGDPVEMAKAYNESGADEFVFLDITASAEGRETMLDTVSRVADEVFIPLTVGGGIRTTKDIKETLRAGADKVSINTGALERPELITEGARAFGSQCIVISVDSKRRFDERGEHYAEVDGESCWFECTVKGGREGTGIDVVEWASEAESRGAGELFVNSIDTDGTKSGYDIPVTRAVCDAVSTPVIASSGAGGPEHMQEVFEEAGADAALAASIFHFGEYSIAEVKEYLDERDVPIRI, translated from the coding sequence ATGCTGACCAAACGGATCATCCCCTGTATCGACGTCGACGTCGACGAGAGCGGAGAGGCGGCCGTCTACACCGGCGTCAACTTCGAGAACCTCGAATACACTGGCGACCCCGTCGAGATGGCCAAGGCCTACAACGAGTCGGGCGCAGACGAGTTCGTCTTTCTCGACATCACCGCCTCGGCGGAGGGCCGGGAGACGATGCTCGACACAGTCTCGCGGGTCGCCGACGAGGTGTTCATTCCCCTCACCGTTGGCGGCGGGATACGCACTACTAAAGACATCAAGGAGACCCTCAGAGCGGGCGCGGACAAGGTCTCGATCAACACCGGCGCGCTCGAACGCCCGGAACTGATCACCGAGGGGGCCCGGGCGTTCGGCAGCCAGTGTATCGTCATCAGCGTCGACTCCAAACGCCGCTTCGACGAGCGCGGCGAACACTACGCCGAGGTCGACGGCGAGTCCTGCTGGTTCGAGTGCACCGTCAAGGGCGGACGGGAGGGGACCGGTATCGACGTGGTCGAGTGGGCCAGCGAGGCCGAGTCACGGGGCGCGGGCGAACTGTTCGTCAACTCCATCGACACCGACGGCACGAAGTCGGGCTACGACATCCCCGTGACGCGGGCGGTCTGTGATGCCGTCTCGACCCCGGTGATCGCCTCCTCGGGCGCCGGCGGGCCCGAGCACATGCAGGAGGTGTTCGAGGAGGCGGGCGCGGACGCGGCGCTCGCGGCCTCCATCTTCCACTTCGGGGAGTACTCGATCGCGGAGGTCAAAGAGTACCTCGACGAACGGGACGTTCCGATCCGGATCTAG
- a CDS encoding METTL5 family protein, which yields MDTKRALERRLSRVRGFETPRVELEQYPTPADIAAHLVHLADLRGDLDGTVIDLGTGTGMLALGAALRTPERVIGLDVDPAALVTARENERLVEPPRSPDWVLGDGGRLPVCPANATVLMNPPFGAQRGHRGADRRFLAAALEIADVVYSIHNAGSRGFVESFLGDRGWEVTHAYELAFDLDSQFEFHERDRKTIRAECYRSSRGA from the coding sequence ATGGACACGAAGCGGGCGCTCGAACGGCGACTCTCCCGGGTCCGGGGGTTCGAGACCCCGCGGGTCGAACTGGAACAGTACCCGACGCCCGCCGACATCGCCGCCCACCTCGTCCACCTCGCGGACCTCCGGGGCGACCTCGACGGAACGGTGATCGACCTCGGGACCGGCACCGGAATGTTGGCGCTGGGGGCCGCACTCCGGACTCCGGAGCGGGTGATCGGCCTCGACGTCGACCCCGCGGCGCTCGTGACCGCCCGCGAGAACGAACGGCTCGTGGAGCCACCTCGCAGCCCCGACTGGGTGCTCGGCGACGGCGGCCGCCTCCCGGTGTGTCCCGCGAACGCGACCGTGCTCATGAACCCGCCGTTCGGCGCCCAGCGGGGACACCGGGGTGCGGATCGGCGCTTCTTGGCGGCAGCCCTCGAGATCGCGGACGTGGTCTACTCGATCCACAACGCCGGCAGCCGCGGGTTCGTCGAGTCGTTTCTCGGGGATCGCGGCTGGGAGGTGACCCACGCCTACGAACTCGCGTTCGACCTCGACAGCCAGTTCGAGTTCCACGAACGCGACCGGAAGACGATCCGAGCGGAGTGTTACCGATCGTCCCGCGGAGCGTAG
- a CDS encoding ThuA domain-containing protein, with translation MVTVTVWNEFRHERENDDAREQYPDGIHEVIAGFLDERGFDTRTATLDEPEHGLTEEVLDDTDVLTWWGHIAHDEVDDEVVDRVQERVLDGMGLLALHSAHYSKVFKRLMGTSCSLKWREDEERERLWVVEPGHPITEGVDEYIELPESEMYGERFDVPAPDTLVFTSWFEGGEVFRSGCCFRRGAGKVFYFRPGHETYPVYYEPEIQQVLANAVEWAAPTGGPDPEFGERDPLEPLD, from the coding sequence ATGGTCACCGTCACCGTCTGGAACGAGTTCCGCCACGAGCGCGAGAACGACGACGCCCGCGAACAGTACCCCGATGGCATTCACGAGGTGATCGCGGGATTCCTCGACGAACGGGGGTTCGACACTCGAACGGCGACGCTCGACGAACCCGAACACGGGCTGACCGAGGAGGTCCTCGACGACACCGACGTCCTGACGTGGTGGGGCCACATCGCCCACGACGAGGTCGACGACGAGGTGGTCGACCGGGTCCAGGAGCGCGTCCTCGACGGGATGGGGTTGCTCGCCCTCCACTCGGCGCACTACTCGAAGGTGTTCAAACGTCTGATGGGCACCTCCTGCTCGCTGAAGTGGCGCGAGGACGAGGAGCGTGAACGCCTCTGGGTCGTCGAACCGGGCCACCCCATCACGGAGGGGGTCGACGAGTACATCGAACTCCCGGAGTCGGAGATGTACGGCGAGCGCTTCGACGTCCCCGCGCCCGACACCCTCGTGTTCACCTCGTGGTTCGAGGGGGGCGAGGTGTTCCGATCGGGCTGTTGTTTCCGTCGGGGTGCCGGCAAGGTCTTTTACTTCCGGCCGGGCCACGAGACCTACCCCGTCTACTACGAGCCGGAGATCCAGCAAGTGCTCGCGAACGCGGTCGAGTGGGCCGCTCCCACGGGGGGACCGGATCCCGAGTTCGGAGAGCGCGACCCGCTCGAACCGCTCGATTAG
- a CDS encoding uracil-DNA glycosylase family protein — protein MENVTDRTSNPFGMRPDCGSACSPGIEAVFGYGDANADFHVIGDHPGVHGGARTGVPFTDSPAGEAIQRTLFETGFASERYADAPELDECFLSYLHMCCPPEGRDPAPEEYDDMERFFDAELRAIAAHVLLPVGARATEHVIDNYTAQVERIEIDMTALHASEIRGSGFLVVPIRDPAEWIEGDGGRLIDSLSVIRGSDYRRTADLSRFLGNDELYFVR, from the coding sequence GTGGAGAACGTCACCGATCGGACGAGCAACCCCTTCGGGATGCGTCCCGACTGCGGGTCGGCGTGTTCCCCTGGGATCGAGGCGGTCTTCGGCTACGGCGACGCCAACGCCGACTTCCACGTGATCGGCGACCACCCCGGCGTCCACGGCGGCGCACGGACCGGCGTTCCCTTCACCGACTCGCCCGCCGGCGAGGCGATTCAACGGACCCTCTTCGAGACCGGCTTCGCGAGCGAGCGCTACGCCGACGCGCCCGAACTGGACGAGTGCTTCCTGAGCTACCTCCACATGTGCTGTCCGCCCGAGGGACGCGATCCCGCGCCGGAGGAGTACGACGACATGGAGCGGTTTTTCGACGCGGAACTCCGGGCGATCGCCGCACACGTCCTGTTGCCGGTCGGGGCGCGGGCGACCGAACACGTGATCGACAACTACACCGCGCAGGTCGAGCGCATCGAGATCGACATGACGGCGCTGCACGCGAGCGAGATCCGCGGCAGCGGCTTCCTCGTCGTCCCGATCCGCGACCCCGCCGAGTGGATCGAGGGCGACGGGGGGCGCCTGATCGACTCGCTTTCGGTGATCCGGGGCAGCGACTACCGCCGGACGGCGGACCTGAGCCGGTTTCTGGGCAACGACGAGCTCTACTTCGTGCGCTGA
- a CDS encoding rhomboid family intramembrane serine protease, translated as MAVADAPVSLGWQLLVVGVLIASALLALRLAGPERRVRSALRERFYLGVPWGSLLTLGGVLAVYLFVQRGLWHWNDPLAIPFSAWSYFYPLGVLFSAFAHVGPGHLLGNLTTALVFAPLAEYVWGHFPERTADHGPLTDPRIRAFVVFPLGVFGAGIAMSLFTWGPVIGFSGVVFALIGFVLVRYPLLTVVALAARGAVRTVTDALGNPVNVVEVSASVSPPWWYGIAIQGHVLGFLVGILAGVALLRRRRVATDPLRLWIGTVLTTLSLSLWAVWWIRGPETYVLYRALGVALVVALAALISAALTASERPLAGSVTRRQAASAALVVPLVVMCLVAVPLNLAVVDSQPREASMTAGDYTVFYDEEVENRMFSVVDVEAFGETTAVTTSGVIVTSPDRHVWGQEVSTAELETYGDATVRVGGLTWSETVEVERTGWVVGDETVYTVWLESDGERTHAFDSEPASADAVVDGRAITIHSESGTFYVEVEDETGTERAPIPARGGERTVGGLSIENDEGTLVASDGRTVVSIAHEETYAPRDDR; from the coding sequence ATGGCGGTCGCGGACGCCCCCGTGTCCCTCGGGTGGCAACTGCTCGTCGTCGGCGTGCTGATCGCGTCGGCCCTGCTGGCCCTCCGACTCGCCGGCCCCGAGCGGCGGGTCCGATCCGCCCTGCGAGAGCGGTTCTACCTCGGCGTTCCGTGGGGCTCTCTGCTAACCCTCGGCGGCGTTCTCGCGGTCTACCTGTTCGTCCAGCGGGGGCTGTGGCACTGGAACGACCCCCTCGCGATCCCGTTTTCGGCGTGGTCGTACTTCTACCCCCTCGGGGTGCTGTTCTCGGCGTTCGCTCACGTCGGACCCGGTCACCTGCTCGGCAACCTCACCACCGCCCTCGTGTTCGCGCCGCTCGCGGAGTACGTCTGGGGGCACTTCCCCGAGCGAACCGCCGACCACGGTCCGCTCACTGATCCCCGAATCCGGGCGTTCGTGGTCTTCCCGCTCGGCGTGTTCGGCGCGGGCATCGCGATGAGCCTCTTCACCTGGGGGCCCGTGATCGGCTTTTCGGGCGTGGTGTTCGCCCTGATCGGGTTCGTCCTCGTGCGCTACCCGCTCCTCACGGTGGTCGCGCTCGCGGCCAGAGGGGCCGTACGCACCGTCACCGACGCGCTCGGGAACCCCGTCAACGTCGTGGAGGTGAGCGCGAGCGTCTCCCCGCCGTGGTGGTACGGAATCGCGATCCAGGGTCACGTGCTCGGCTTTCTCGTCGGGATCCTCGCCGGCGTGGCGCTACTTCGACGCCGCAGGGTAGCGACGGACCCGCTCAGGCTCTGGATCGGGACCGTCCTCACAACGCTCTCGCTGTCGCTGTGGGCTGTCTGGTGGATTCGCGGCCCCGAGACGTACGTCCTCTATCGGGCGCTGGGTGTCGCGCTCGTGGTCGCGCTCGCGGCGCTGATCAGCGCCGCGCTCACCGCGAGCGAACGCCCGCTAGCGGGGAGCGTGACCCGCAGACAGGCCGCGAGCGCCGCGCTCGTCGTCCCCCTCGTCGTCATGTGTCTCGTCGCCGTCCCGTTGAACCTCGCGGTCGTCGACAGCCAGCCCCGCGAGGCGTCGATGACCGCCGGCGACTACACCGTCTTCTACGACGAGGAGGTCGAAAACCGGATGTTCTCGGTCGTCGACGTCGAGGCGTTCGGCGAGACCACGGCGGTGACCACGAGCGGCGTGATCGTCACCAGTCCCGACCGGCACGTCTGGGGCCAGGAGGTCTCGACCGCGGAACTCGAAACCTACGGGGACGCCACGGTCAGGGTCGGCGGGCTGACCTGGAGCGAGACGGTCGAGGTCGAACGGACGGGCTGGGTGGTCGGCGACGAGACCGTCTATACCGTCTGGCTCGAGAGCGATGGCGAACGGACCCACGCCTTCGATTCGGAACCCGCGAGCGCCGACGCCGTGGTCGACGGCCGGGCGATCACCATTCACAGCGAGTCGGGGACGTTCTACGTCGAGGTCGAAGACGAGACCGGTACCGAGCGCGCCCCGATCCCGGCACGCGGCGGGGAGCGAACGGTCGGCGGGCTCTCGATCGAGAACGACGAGGGGACGCTGGTCGCGAGCGACGGCCGGACGGTCGTCTCGATCGCCCACGAGGAGACCTACGCTCCGCGGGACGATCGGTAA